The Lewinella sp. 4G2 nucleotide sequence TTGCGCCCCGACAAAGTAAGGGACTTACTGCGTGGCGCTGCCGCAGGTGCTACGTAAGGAACAAGGGGATCATTCCCCACCGCGATTGGGCAGGCGGTAGCGAATTTGGAGAGCAGGGGAGAAGAAGTCGGACCCAGCCAAGGGATCCACTTCCAAACCTATTGCGGCATTATCCAGGACCTGGTAGGAAAACCCAGCGATGAAGCGCGTGTCCAGGTCAAATATTGTATTGCGTCGGAATTGCTCGGTAATTTCTCTTTCGATCACAATATCATTAAAGGGCGATACAAGCCGCTGGCCCAAAGCCAACTGGTAGTTCACGTTGAACCTCATCTGCATACCAACGTAGGGTTGGAAGCGGCTCTCCTTTAAAAAGTGGTAGGAAGCGGATAGGCTAACTCCCCCCTCACGAATCTTTTTATCAGCTACGAAGTAGAAGGCATCTTCGGGAAGGCCATCGCCGTTTTCTAGCGTGGCCGTCTGTTGGTAAGCTTGGTAGTTCAACCCGTAGCTGAGTTCGATACCGCTTGCGTAACGTCGGTGAGCCTTCACCGTAAACCGAACCTGCCAAACTCTATCGGCGAGGGTACGCCGCCGCCCTAACTCTGGCTCACTGAAATATTCACCGAGTAGTTCCGTACCGTTGAACAGCGTATCCGGCCTACGGTCACGCAGGCGGAGGGGCATGCCCTCAAAGTCAGTCGGGCGGGCAATCGTATCGGCGGCGGGGACGTAGATAGTAAAGCTCTCTTCCCGTTGCAGACTTGGATCCACCGTCAGGCTAAAATGCCAGCCCTCGCCGAAGGGTGAGCGGGTGGAGGGTGACGTCGATTGTGCGAAGCCGTAACCACCAAGCAAAAGGGTGGCGAGTAGAGTAAGGGTAAATCGCAAGGTTTTGGGGTTTTATTACGGATAGGTAAAACGGTAACGCAGCGCAAGGTCCCACATTTTTTCTTAACGTTTCCAAGTAGACCAACCTTTGCCGGCCTTCGCCACTCCTTCGTATTTTTCGGACCATTAAGCCTCAACCCCGTGCTCACCAGAACCCTTTTCGTTGCCTTTGCGACCGTACTGCTTGCCTTCCTCCCCTGCACCCGCGGCAGCGCCCAGGTGATGGGGAATTACCAACAGCAGAATAACGCGGCTTCGTTCGACAATTACCAGCCTCAGTACCGCGCGATACCCCGCCCCGCGAAGATCACGGATAACGGAAAATTGGAATTCACCATCAACTCCCTGTTCAATAAGACGGCGGATAGCTACCTGGCCATCTTCAGTATTTTTCAGGCGGGAACGACCGCCGAAACCACCAACTCGGCCATGAACGGCCGCGTAAACGCGCTGGTGGATAAGCTGCGCGGCCTCGGGGTCGCGGACGAAGATATCTACGTGGATATGGTGAATTTCCTGCCTACCTACGCCTTCGAAACCGAGAAGAAGATCTTCAGTAAAAAGACGCTGACCGAAGTACCCACCGGTTTCCAACTGCAGAAGAATATCCACATCCGCTACAAAAACCCGGAACTATTGGACCAGATCGTCACCGCCGCGGCTACCCAGGAAATCTACGACATCATTAAAGTGGATTACCAGATCGACCGGCCGCAAGACGTCTACGTTGAGCTCCGGAAAATGGCCTTCGAATACCTCGAAACCATCAAAACGCGGTACGCGGAAAACGGAATGCGGCTCGATACGATGTACTTCACCACCGCCGAAAACGCCTGGGTAACTTACCCCGGCGACCGCTACCAAAGCTATACGGCCTTCGCCAGCCAGAACCTGAGCCCCCAGCAACGGGGAGACAGCAACGTGGAGCAGGCAAAAAAACCTACGCTGCGGTTCTACAACGCCATCCCCGCCAACGATTACGACCTGGTGGTGAACCCGAACCTGCTGGAGCCCGCCGCCCAATTTACCTACAGCCTGAAAGTGCAGTTTACCCAACCGGAGCGCGTCCCCGGCGTAATCACCGAAGTCAGAACCCAGTACTACCTGATGACGCCGGAAGGTGAATTGAGACCGATCAATATCTCAAAGGAATAAACTGCGCGCCGCCAATTCAGCCAGTTTTTGTTTATATTTGCCAGTAGTAAAAACAGCAGATAAAACAAAAAATGGCTAAGACGAAAGTTGCCTTCTTCTGCCGCAATTGCGGAGCGGAATCCCCCAAATGGATGGGCCAGTGCCCCAGTTGCCGCGAGTGGAATACGCTGGTGGAGGAAAAGGTCGTGAAGTCAAAAAACGAGCGCCTCAACGACAAGCCGGACTGGCGCGACGTCAACGACAATGCCGCCCTGAAGAACAATGGCAACGCGCTCGGCCCCATGGGCAAAGGGCCCAAGCCCATCCCGCTAACCGACGTCGTTGCCGGCGAAGTCGATCGCCTCCTATCGCCTGACCGGGAACTCAACCGCGTCCTCGGAGGTGGTATCGTACCCGGTTCCATCGTCCTATTTGGTGGGCAACCAGGGATTGGCAAGTCGACCCTGCTGTTGCAAGTAGCCCTGCGCCTCGGGCACACCGTGCTGTACTGCTCCGGCGAAGAGAGTGAAGAACAGATCAAGATGCGGGCCGACCGACTCGGTGGCGATATGTCAAATTGCTACCTCATCACCGAAACCAACACGAGCAAACTGCTGAAGCACGCCGCGGCGATCAAGCCGGACCTCTTCATCGTGGATTCCATCCAAACATTGGCCAGCCCCCACATGGACAGCATGGCCGGGACGGTGAGCCAAGTCCGGGAGTGTTCCCACGAGCTTCAGCGCTTCGCCAAGGAATCCGGTATCCCTACTTTTCTGATTGGCCACATCACGAAGGAAGGGTCGATTGCCGGCCCCAAGCTGCTCGAACACATCGTGGACGCCGTCCTCCAGTTTGAAGGTGACCGGAACTACACCTACCGCATTCTCCGGACGCTCAAAAATCGCTTCGGCAGCACCGACGAACTCGGTATTTACCAGATGGAACAGAGTGGCCTCCGTGAGGTGAGTAACCCCAGTGAACTACTTCTTTCCGAGCGGGACGAGGACCTATCCGGTTCCGCCGTCTGCGCTACGCTGGAAGGGATGCGCCCGATGCTGGTGGAAGTCCAAGCCCTGGTGTCCACGGCCGTGTACGGCTCCCCGCAGCGGACGTCGACGGGCTACGACCCGAAGCGACTCAACATGCTGCTGGCCGTCCTGGAAAAAAGGGCCGGCCTGCCGCTGGGTAACCAGGATGTCTTCCTGAACATTGCCGGTGGCCTCAAGGTGGACGACCCCGCGGTGGACTTATCCATCGTCGCTGCCCTTCTCAGTTCGGCGATGGACGTTACCATTCCCCCGGAGGTGGCCTTCGCCGGTGAGGTAGGCTTGAGTGGGGAGATCCGGGCCGTAACGCGCATCGAGCAACGCATTCAGGAAGCCGACCGCCTGGGCTTCCGGCGGGTCTACGTGAGTAAGTACAACGTGAAGGGTTTGGACCCGGATCGTTACGGCATCCGCATCATCACGCTGGCGACGGTGCGGGAATTGTACGAAGACTTGTTTGCCTAAGCCGCCTACGGATGGCTACCGGAAAAGTCCCCGGCATCCACTACTTCCTGGACGTACACTTGCCAGTTGCCACCCTCCGGTAACAGGGCGCGGAATTGCGTGGACGTACCTACGGTAAAGTAGAGGTACTGCTTCACCTGGGTTGCCTGGCTGCCGGCGAAGAGCGTCCCCACCTGTTCGCTGCGGGGGTAGTAGCGGTCGTCACCGTTTTCCAACTTCATGGGGTAGGCGGAGATGGAGGTTTCCGTGAAGCCGAGGGCGGCCACTTCCTCATCGTCGAGACGGCGCTCTTCGGCGTAGTTCCAACGGTTATGGTCTTCCTGGGCGTAGACGTAAGTGCGTTCGTTTGGTTGCTGGCGCTGGACCAGTTCGATCATGCGGCCGGTGGGGATGTCGGTGTCCACGAAGTCGATCTGGGCGGTTCGTTCGACCGTCCAGGCGGCTCCCTTCCAGTGGACGGCGGTGCCTTCCCGGCTGGCGTAGAGGGGGAAGTTGATGGGGTTTTCGGCGACGTACAGATCTTTTCCACCTTGTCTTTCCGGTTGGCTTGCGGGAATATTCTTCCGTAGCCCTCCCTTCTTACGGGGCGGATTAAATGGCGGGCGGGGGGAGTCGCTGAAGTTGCGTTCGGACTTATTTTGCTGCATGGCCTTCTGCCTGGCTTCCTCGATGTTACGGACCATGCTTTTGGGGAGCCACTTCATGATGGGTTCCAGCTTTTCCATGTGCTCGTTGAGTTGTTCCAGGTCGAGCTGATCCAACTTGGCTTCCTGGTACCCGACGTTGACGTCGTTCTCAATGTTGAGGTGGCTTTCGATGGCGGTTTCCAGCTGGGTCAGCATCTCCCGGTCCTGTTGGTTGGTCAGTAGTTTGACCTGGGCGCCGGTGTCCAGTTTCGCGATCAGGTGGTAGGTGGTCTGGTTATTGATGCGGACGCTGCTCTTGTCCACGTACAGTTGCTTTACCGACTGGGTAGTCAGGTGGCGGTTGGGCTGGAATGGCCAGGGGAGGGGGCCGTGCTCAATACTGAGTTCCCGCGGGCTGGCCTCAATCGCTGTGGTGTTAAGTACCGTTGCCAGGGTATACCAGCCGATGAAGATGCCGACCAGTAAGTGGATGCCAATCATCCACCCCGCGCCACTCAGGAGGAAGACCAGGACGATGCCATTCCAGAACAGAGAAAAGAACACGAAGAAAATGGCGCTTTTGGACCACCACTTACGGGTGATCTTGAGGGAGCCCAGTTCATTGGTGATTTCGTATTTGTTGGCCATGGGCGGAGGTTGAATACTGATTCGAAATAACAAGGTAAGACACGGCTAGAGGAAATTATTGTATACCTGAAACGAGGTGGTTTAGCTACGCTGCTCCTTCGTGGTGGGGAGATTAGCGCGACGTTATTTCCGTGTCTACCTAGGCAGAAAATTTAAGCATCCCGATTTAATCGGGACGGTTCAATTTTCTAACGACGGTAGACGCGGAAAGAACAAGCGATAAATTTCCAAACCACTTTGATTCAGGTATAACTACCGATTTTGCCATTCTCGTTACCTGAATGCCGGTAAATAGGTAGACGTTTCACTATTGGCCAAAACCTATTCTCGTTCTAATCATCCCAAACAATTAGCAGTGCGGAAAACCCATAAATGAACACGCCACGGCACCGACACAGTTATACCAAATAAAAAGCCATGGCTGATAAATCGAACCAGGACATCTACGAAAACTTTTACGACGCCGTCAATATGCAACCCAAGGAATTGGAGGAGTGGTTGGATACGGAGGAGTCCAAATCCGTCGGCCAAAAAACGGACGGGAAGGGAGAGTCCGTCGGCCATAAATCCGGCCGAAAGATCGTAAGGATCAAACGCAAGAAGAAGGCCGACCTTACGCAGGACGACTACGACCACATGAATAAAGTGGTGGGCTACATCAACCGCCACACCGCCCAGCGCCCCGACGGCGACGTCACCGATACGGACTGGGCCTACAGCCTCAAAAATTGGGGTTACGACCCGACTAAGTAGGGATGTTGATGCGGGGAGAGTTTCGGTATTTGCTGGCCGGACGCGAATCCCCCATCATTAAAGCAGGCCGTCAACTCGCGCCTAATGCAGTAAAGTCTAAACCGCTGGGTCCGGATACTGTGCTTGCACACTTTCAATCTCACGCAAGACATCCTTCGAAAGGGTAAGCTCCGCACTCTCGATGTTTTGTTTCAATTGCGCTAACGAGGTTGCCCCAATGATGGTGGACTGGTTGAAATCCCGGTCATTTACAAAGGCCAGCGACATCTGGGTAAAGTTCAGCCCGTGGCGCCTAGCGATGTCTGCATAAGCTTTAGTCGCCAGTAGGGACGCTTCGCTGTTGTAGCGGGTGTACTGGCTGAAGCGGTTAAGTCGTGAGGATGCGTTCGCCGTTCCGTCGAGGTACTTCCCGGTCAGGCGGCCCATCCCGAGGGGGGAGTAGGGGAAGCCGGCGATGTTTTCCCGCAGACACACTTCCGCGAGTCCTACTTCAAAGCCGCGGGAGAGTAAACTGTAGGGGTTCTGAATACTGACGGGGCGGGGTAGCCCGTGCACGTCCGCCAGGTGCAGGATCCGCATTACGCCCCAGGGCGTCTCGTTGCTCAGCCCCCAGTGCTTGATGGTGCCCTGCTGGATCAGGTCCTGCATGGATTCCAGGACGGCGAGGAAGTTATCCTCCCACTCGTCGTTGCTTATCGTGTGGACGCCCCGTTTCCCAAAGTAGTTCGCCTTCCGGGCGGGCCAGTGCAGTTGGTAGAGGTCGAGGTAGTCCGTCTGGAGTCGGTCGAGGCTTAAGCCCAGTGCCTCGTCGATCTGGTCGCGCTTGAAGCCTAGGTTATTATTGCGAATGTGGCTCGCCCACGTGGCCGGGCCGGCGACTTTGCTGGCCAGGAAAACCTGATCGCGCATTCCGGTTGCGTTGAACCAGGTACCGATGATCCGTTCCGTCTCCCCCTGCACTTCGGCGGTGCTGGGGATGGCGTAGAGCTCGGCCGTGTCGAAAGCGTTGATGCCCGCCTCAATGGCGTAGTCCATCTGCTCGTGGCCTTCGCCTTCGGTGTTTTGTTTGCCCCAGGTCATCGTGCCGAGGGTGATCTTTGAGATGTCGAATCCGGTGGTTCCAAATTTGTTGTAGCGCATGGAGGTAGTAAGGTTTGGCTTTGCTTTTTGTTTGCCTGCTTCCGCGTCCTCGGTGCGCCATCTCTGTTTATCTTGTCATCTCGATTGTTGAACCGTTACCCACCAGTTATGAAAAACACCTTTTTTACCCTGCTCATTTTATTCACGTCAGCCGCCGCAACCGCTCAGATTTCGGCCGACTCCTTGATTCAACAGGGTATTGATCTTCACGACGCGGGTAATTACGCCGCGGCCATTAAGAAGTACGAGGCAGCCGCTAAGTTGCAACCGGACAACCAACTCATCAACTACGAGATTGCCCTTAGTTATAGTACGGATCACCAACACAAGCAGGCCATCAAATACGCCGACAAGATCCTGAAGGCTGATCAGGAATACCGGCTGAATGCTTACCTCGTAAAGGCCAATTCGCTGGATGACCTGGGCAAGACAAAGAAGGCGACCAAGACCTACGAAGAAGCGCTCGAGCGCTTGGGAGAAGATTATCTATTGCGGTTCAATCTCGGCCTTGCGCAGTTCCGGGCGGGCGATAGGGAAGCGGCTGAAGCCAACTTCATCCTCGCCATCGACGATAATTTCTCCCACGCCTCCTCCCACTTTCTGCTGGCCACCATCCACGCTGATAAGGGGAGCCGGGCGCAGACGGCCATGGCCGCCTACTTCTTCTTATTGCTTGAGCCAGAATCGCCGCGCTCGGAGCAGGGGCGCTCCCTGCTGGTCAACGCCCTAGCGGGAGGCATCAATAAGCAGGAAGATGGCATTCAGCTCAATATCTCCACGGGTAGCCTGGCGGGAGGCTTTGCGGCCCTGGACCTGATCCTGGCCATGAAACAGGCGAAGCTTAAGGGCATGGAAGAACTCGACGGCGGGGAGGACCAAACCGACCTGGAACGCTTCGTCAATACCAGCACCTTCCTATTCGAAAGCCTTGAGGATGAGGACGGCAACGGCAATATTTGGTACGATTTCTACGCACCCTTTTTCGGCGGCGTATTTGCCAACGGCCACTCCGAAGCCCTCATCTACTTCACGCTTCAGGGTGGCAACGAAGACGCCGCCAAGTGGCTGGAAGAACATCCAGAAGAGCTGGAAGCCTTTACGAAGTGGTTGGGTGAGGAATAATGTTCACCAATTACAGTAGGGCGCTTATACGTCAGTTTTGGGCGCTCGCGCAGGTGCCAAGCAAAGTGGCAAGAAACTATAGGCAACGAAAAGTGATGGACCAATCCCAGAACGCAAGCCCTACACCCGCCGCTTCTTCACCATCCCCCCATGGACATCCGAGATACTGGAGAACACCATGAACGCCTTCGGATCGATCTTCTGCACCACCAGCGTAAGCTTACGAATCTCCAGCCGGGT carries:
- a CDS encoding SIMPL domain-containing protein (The SIMPL domain is named for its presence in mouse protein SIMPL (signalling molecule that associates with mouse pelle-like kinase). Bacterial member BP26, from Brucella, was shown to assemble into a channel-like structure, while YggE from E. coli has been associated with resistance to oxidative stress.) — its product is MLTRTLFVAFATVLLAFLPCTRGSAQVMGNYQQQNNAASFDNYQPQYRAIPRPAKITDNGKLEFTINSLFNKTADSYLAIFSIFQAGTTAETTNSAMNGRVNALVDKLRGLGVADEDIYVDMVNFLPTYAFETEKKIFSKKTLTEVPTGFQLQKNIHIRYKNPELLDQIVTAAATQEIYDIIKVDYQIDRPQDVYVELRKMAFEYLETIKTRYAENGMRLDTMYFTTAENAWVTYPGDRYQSYTAFASQNLSPQQRGDSNVEQAKKPTLRFYNAIPANDYDLVVNPNLLEPAAQFTYSLKVQFTQPERVPGVITEVRTQYYLMTPEGELRPINISKE
- a CDS encoding tetratricopeptide repeat protein, giving the protein MKNTFFTLLILFTSAAATAQISADSLIQQGIDLHDAGNYAAAIKKYEAAAKLQPDNQLINYEIALSYSTDHQHKQAIKYADKILKADQEYRLNAYLVKANSLDDLGKTKKATKTYEEALERLGEDYLLRFNLGLAQFRAGDREAAEANFILAIDDNFSHASSHFLLATIHADKGSRAQTAMAAYFFLLLEPESPRSEQGRSLLVNALAGGINKQEDGIQLNISTGSLAGGFAALDLILAMKQAKLKGMEELDGGEDQTDLERFVNTSTFLFESLEDEDGNGNIWYDFYAPFFGGVFANGHSEALIYFTLQGGNEDAAKWLEEHPEELEAFTKWLGEE
- a CDS encoding aldo/keto reductase, producing MRYNKFGTTGFDISKITLGTMTWGKQNTEGEGHEQMDYAIEAGINAFDTAELYAIPSTAEVQGETERIIGTWFNATGMRDQVFLASKVAGPATWASHIRNNNLGFKRDQIDEALGLSLDRLQTDYLDLYQLHWPARKANYFGKRGVHTISNDEWEDNFLAVLESMQDLIQQGTIKHWGLSNETPWGVMRILHLADVHGLPRPVSIQNPYSLLSRGFEVGLAEVCLRENIAGFPYSPLGMGRLTGKYLDGTANASSRLNRFSQYTRYNSEASLLATKAYADIARRHGLNFTQMSLAFVNDRDFNQSTIIGATSLAQLKQNIESAELTLSKDVLREIESVQAQYPDPAV
- the radA gene encoding DNA repair protein RadA — its product is MAKTKVAFFCRNCGAESPKWMGQCPSCREWNTLVEEKVVKSKNERLNDKPDWRDVNDNAALKNNGNALGPMGKGPKPIPLTDVVAGEVDRLLSPDRELNRVLGGGIVPGSIVLFGGQPGIGKSTLLLQVALRLGHTVLYCSGEESEEQIKMRADRLGGDMSNCYLITETNTSKLLKHAAAIKPDLFIVDSIQTLASPHMDSMAGTVSQVRECSHELQRFAKESGIPTFLIGHITKEGSIAGPKLLEHIVDAVLQFEGDRNYTYRILRTLKNRFGSTDELGIYQMEQSGLREVSNPSELLLSERDEDLSGSAVCATLEGMRPMLVEVQALVSTAVYGSPQRTSTGYDPKRLNMLLAVLEKRAGLPLGNQDVFLNIAGGLKVDDPAVDLSIVAALLSSAMDVTIPPEVAFAGEVGLSGEIRAVTRIEQRIQEADRLGFRRVYVSKYNVKGLDPDRYGIRIITLATVRELYEDLFA
- a CDS encoding DUF3140 domain-containing protein produces the protein MADKSNQDIYENFYDAVNMQPKELEEWLDTEESKSVGQKTDGKGESVGHKSGRKIVRIKRKKKADLTQDDYDHMNKVVGYINRHTAQRPDGDVTDTDWAYSLKNWGYDPTK